The following coding sequences lie in one Lolium perenne isolate Kyuss_39 chromosome 2, Kyuss_2.0, whole genome shotgun sequence genomic window:
- the LOC127329778 gene encoding uncharacterized protein: MSSPEPPKASPPRKSSPDPAMSSAPRAQQSKPSYHRRHPNSGPRQQQQRYVPKSAAPPAPKPSPPPSLTTALRSSAAPSASGTGGSSGADGFMAYLPHDEAVAAGLGGLDVQESQTVVDLLNNALASLLRAKPRELPAHACVHVACRSVDLACLHHARGRGRLPLHAGEPATRTRQ; the protein is encoded by the coding sequence ATGTCGTCTCCTGAGCCACCCAAGGCATCTCCTCCTCGCAAATCGTCCCCCGATCCAGCCATGTCGTCCGCGCCGCGCGCCCAGCAATCGAAGCCCTCCTACCACCGCCGCCATCCCAACTCCGGGccgaggcagcagcagcagcgctaCGTCCCCAAATCCGCCGCCCCTCCCGCTCCGAAACCCTCGCCCCCACCATCGCTCACCACCGCCCTCCGATCGTCGGCCGCCCCATCCGCATCTGGCACCGGCGGCAGCAGTGGCGCCGATGGGTTCATGGCTTACCTGCCGCACGACGAGGCGGTCGCGGCCGGGCTCGGCGGCCTCGACGTCCAGGAGTCGCAGACCGTCGTCGACCTCCTCAACAACGCGCTCGCGTCGCTCCTCCGTGCGAAGCCTCGCGAGTTGCCGGCGCACGCGTGCGTGCACGTCGCGTGCAGATCCGTCGATCTCGCGTGCCTGCATCATGCGCGTGGCCGAGGGCGGCTGCCGCTGCACGCCGGCGAGCCGGCCACCAGGACGCGCCAGTGA